From Phycodurus eques isolate BA_2022a chromosome 1, UOR_Pequ_1.1, whole genome shotgun sequence, one genomic window encodes:
- the znf740b gene encoding LOW QUALITY PROTEIN: zinc finger protein 740b (The sequence of the model RefSeq protein was modified relative to this genomic sequence to represent the inferred CDS: deleted 1 base in 1 codon) — protein sequence MPPPPPNTHKFKSTAMTHSGNSVRDHMKWACLLGCEAVLSSMALMQANNIPGQKKMMSSLGHGHRGTSESNQSHSHHSHHGHQGHHSQTNSHMGHMSAGSCPPLLIQKDGDYHTSRILDGKNMHTSQSMHIKKKHKKSVKVKEEVRPLLHQLDMDDDDSGLKIQKNFICDHCYGAFRSSYHLKRHILTHTGEKPYACDSCDMRFIQRYHLDRHKRVHSGEKPYQCDRCNQTFSRTDRLLRHRRLCTAGISKDDNQSCCDSRSSAYSQGTSGHTASWSPLQSSNSRLTV from the exons atgcccccccctcccccaaacacacacaaattcaaaaGCACGGCGATGACACATTCAGGCAACTCTGTTCGAGACCATATGAAATGG GCTTGCTTGCTGGGCTGTGAGGCGGTGCTGTCCAGCATGGCCCTGATGCAAGCCAACAACATTCCAGGTCAAAAAAAGATGATGTCATCATTGGGTCACGGGCACCGGGGGACTTCTGAGAGCAACCAAAGCCACTCGCACCACAGCCACCATGGACACCAAGGTCATCATTCACAAACCAACAGCCACATGGGCCACATGTCTGCGGGGAGCTGTCCACCACTG CTGATCCAAAAGGATGGCGATTACCACACATCGAGAATATTGGATgggaaaaacatgcatactAGCCAAAGTATGCACatcaagaaaaagcacaaaaaatcTGTTAAAGTTAAGGAGGAAGTGCGG CCTTTATTGCATCAGCTCGACATGGATGACGATGACAGTGGTCTGAAAATCCAGAAGAATTTCATCTGTGACCACTGCTACGGAGCTTTCCGGAGCAGCTACCACCTCAAGCGACACATACTCACACATACAG GGGAAAAGCCTTACGCTTGTGACAGCTGTGACATGCGCTTCATTCAGCGTTACCACCTGGACCGACACAAGCGGGTGCACAGTGGCGAGAAGCCGTACCAGTGCGATCGTTGCAATCAG ACCTTCTCACGAACAGACAGGCTGCTGAGGCACCGGCGCTTGTGTACCGCC GGGATCAGCAAAGACGACAACCAGTCGTGTTGCGATAGTCGCTCATCTGCttactcgcagggcacatctggCCACACGGCTTCCTGGAGCCCCTTACAGTCTTCCAACAGCCGCCTGACTGTCTGA